The Legionella cincinnatiensis genome includes a region encoding these proteins:
- a CDS encoding PP2C family serine/threonine-protein phosphatase, with product MPTIISHPGKYDQAEAENVSYQDKHMPFGYFEMQNAPLRSAQEDALIWETFEQLLGSLNPEEIGQRLWTTYRTLDEQILKMEYTDGTTASTTVFDGRGNLITATLADAASFAAIYDKEEHLLGVVRLNSVTHKPTDPEEALRIEQTGGTVVWDRVDGVLAISRALGDKLLKQHGVYSEATIDITSIEDLAKKCNLSREAIGKVQIITTCDGFTDGARSDTKRDHEQFLYQSLHEIIKSNKKQPEVEIAKALAYKAKTKGSCDNISIAIQTITYNTPAFLLGVYDGHGGAEASTYVANHIGDEFKNQCILTSRAYTEQTLSVEKNKLAYLRDNSEEVRAERKRRESIISKTM from the coding sequence GTGCCCACGATTATTTCTCATCCTGGAAAATACGACCAAGCTGAAGCTGAAAATGTAAGCTACCAGGATAAACATATGCCATTCGGTTACTTTGAAATGCAAAATGCTCCCCTGCGCTCAGCTCAAGAAGATGCATTGATATGGGAAACATTCGAGCAACTCTTAGGTTCATTAAATCCCGAAGAAATTGGCCAACGCTTATGGACAACTTATCGAACTTTAGACGAGCAAATTTTAAAGATGGAATACACGGATGGAACCACTGCTTCGACGACAGTATTTGATGGGCGAGGTAATTTAATTACAGCAACTTTAGCGGATGCTGCATCTTTTGCGGCAATTTATGATAAAGAGGAACATCTCTTAGGAGTGGTCCGGTTAAATTCCGTTACTCATAAACCTACGGATCCAGAAGAAGCGCTGCGAATTGAGCAAACAGGAGGAACTGTTGTGTGGGATAGGGTTGATGGTGTGCTCGCTATTTCACGTGCTCTTGGTGATAAGTTGCTCAAGCAACATGGGGTTTATTCTGAAGCAACAATTGACATTACAAGTATTGAGGATCTTGCAAAAAAATGTAACTTAAGCCGCGAGGCAATTGGGAAGGTACAAATTATCACAACTTGTGATGGATTTACTGATGGCGCACGTAGTGACACTAAAAGAGATCATGAGCAATTTTTATATCAATCATTACATGAGATTATAAAATCAAATAAAAAGCAACCGGAAGTAGAAATAGCAAAAGCATTGGCATACAAAGCAAAAACAAAGGGTTCATGCGATAATATTAGTATTGCAATACAAACGATAACTTATAATACTCCTGCCTTTTTGCTTGGAGTTTATGATGGCCATGGAGGCGCTGAAGCATCAACGTATGTCGCAAATCATATTGGCGATGAATTTAAGAATCAGTGTATTTTAACGTCAAGGGCGTATACAGAACAGACACTGAGTGTTGAAAAAAATAAGCTCGCATATCTACGTGATAATTCGGAAGAGGTGAGAGCTGAGAGAAAAAGGCGAGAATCTATTATCAGTAAGACAATGTGA
- a CDS encoding alpha/beta fold hydrolase — protein sequence MEKMKTLLCCCILFFQIYQVHGKTTNNSSVASHQQKIINYKEDDFIIAKYHFTNGQILNNLRIHYITLGTPQKNNQGEITNAILFLHWTGGSGKEMFEHFQKALLTPGKPFDANKYFLIFPDNIGQGQSSKPSDGLRMAFPHYNYHDMVELQHQLVTEQLKISHLKMIVGTSMGGMHSWMWSELYPDFMDGVMPIVSLPHAIDGRNLLWRQIVINSIKNDPSWCNGNYKTPPYGIKSIWPLVAMMVDGVPHMQRIIANEKDAANYIDKAISDSTKQDANNIIYVMSASKDYNPEPLLHTIKAKIFALDFTDDALDSPEFYQIPGLMKHVKHGQWTLQKGTPFSYGHFTLLHPELWIDQAEHFVQWVNQ from the coding sequence ATGGAAAAAATGAAAACCCTACTATGCTGCTGTATTTTATTTTTTCAGATATATCAAGTCCATGGAAAAACAACAAATAATTCTTCTGTTGCATCCCATCAACAAAAAATAATTAATTATAAAGAAGATGATTTTATTATAGCTAAATATCACTTTACCAACGGTCAAATCCTAAATAATCTACGCATACATTATATTACATTAGGTACTCCCCAAAAAAACAATCAAGGTGAAATTACCAACGCCATTCTATTTTTACACTGGACTGGTGGTAGCGGGAAAGAAATGTTTGAGCATTTTCAAAAAGCATTATTAACTCCAGGGAAGCCTTTTGATGCCAATAAGTACTTTCTAATTTTCCCAGATAATATAGGTCAAGGACAATCAAGCAAACCGAGTGATGGCTTACGCATGGCATTTCCCCATTATAATTATCATGATATGGTGGAATTGCAACATCAACTGGTTACTGAACAATTAAAAATTTCTCATTTAAAGATGATTGTTGGTACTTCAATGGGAGGTATGCATTCTTGGATGTGGAGTGAATTATATCCTGACTTTATGGATGGAGTCATGCCTATTGTTTCTCTTCCTCACGCAATCGATGGGCGAAATTTATTATGGCGGCAAATCGTTATTAACAGCATTAAAAATGATCCGTCGTGGTGTAACGGTAATTATAAGACTCCTCCTTATGGAATAAAATCAATCTGGCCGTTAGTAGCAATGATGGTTGATGGTGTTCCTCATATGCAACGCATCATTGCCAATGAAAAAGATGCAGCCAACTACATTGATAAAGCGATTTCAGACAGTACAAAACAAGATGCCAATAACATAATTTATGTGATGTCCGCTTCTAAAGATTACAATCCAGAACCTTTGTTACATACCATAAAAGCCAAGATATTTGCTCTGGACTTTACTGATGATGCATTAGACTCACCCGAATTTTATCAAATACCAGGGTTAATGAAGCACGTAAAACATGGGCAATGGACGTTACAAAAAGGAACACCCTTTTCATACGGTCATTTTACTTTGTTACATCCAGAATTATGGATAGACCAAGCAGAGCATTTTGTGCAATGGGTGAATCAATAA
- a CDS encoding protein kinase domain-containing protein — protein MKIYEFRQLLNEYDQTWYARKSIYGDHERAQKLRQHLKKFAKKQDDYELTPADIFKLLQKIPEITATDSNLQLMQSLRKKLDTHYLLDIYVVLNNAGMIDENNFPTIYTLSFESRSLLHRLFCGLPSQRIRVNREILAAVLTLASQLPHYCEIIERSLRFLESKNHLTSTALNLLTNKTNELTTVVTLLQELDKANCLNDECLKHFVRRESLYSMDTLMSLLNHAKIALNEELIQQIGTNDQLHYLIETLSTLLSTKEFHLNIEHVALLLRQDFTFFIGKNSVLKLLLKNDLLGHQAFDYVCTHDVFSFGQILEILSDKSLLKDNQEIIHAIINKEFDNYQFYKAINYLKKADLLDSNTLTLCFKLMGAKSDLFNKSILNFFDLFETSHFCVNHEELDVLLSLSGANLQRFYGVLSRLSSGKLLDHQSFAKALQRVTEKLPPVSESIVSKKSKKETNTPRSEFLVDNKHSFFTKDDDSCDSGGFGKVKKGYRFLDSNEPLYGIKKLNESDLNKAQKAAIREIKYHRLLGREAFYFSHKEKAHIASEWQRELSLDHYHAHELVSIPIEKRLRCLSSGLSDLNTLHQHYRIHGDVKCQNFILNLSNEAMKLIDFGTSHKRGSTKSFGWTPAYGDPHTFGDHFCKDLYAMGLVTMYLFPEIYTISFENGKASFSVSKSNFTLIEQAIVNLVHAMMHSETHLRCTSERALNYCNELLTHFNQIDASLLESIANASINRAHSTLEDKLRM, from the coding sequence ATGAAGATATATGAATTTCGGCAACTATTAAATGAATATGATCAAACATGGTATGCACGTAAATCGATTTATGGCGATCATGAAAGAGCTCAAAAACTAAGACAACATTTAAAAAAATTTGCTAAGAAGCAAGATGATTATGAATTAACTCCTGCCGATATTTTTAAACTACTCCAAAAAATTCCTGAAATCACTGCAACAGACAGTAACTTACAACTCATGCAGTCCCTAAGAAAAAAGCTTGATACACATTATTTATTGGATATCTATGTAGTTTTAAATAATGCTGGAATGATTGATGAAAACAATTTTCCAACTATTTATACTCTTTCATTTGAAAGTCGCTCTCTTTTGCACCGCTTATTTTGTGGTCTTCCATCACAACGAATTCGGGTAAATCGAGAAATCCTTGCCGCAGTTTTAACACTTGCCTCACAACTACCTCATTATTGTGAAATCATTGAGCGGTCTTTACGATTTTTAGAGAGTAAAAATCATCTCACATCCACTGCACTTAATTTACTTACAAACAAAACGAATGAATTGACCACTGTTGTCACGTTATTACAGGAGCTTGATAAAGCCAACTGCCTCAACGATGAATGTTTAAAACATTTTGTACGCCGAGAATCCCTGTATTCGATGGACACCTTAATGTCATTATTGAATCATGCAAAAATTGCCCTCAATGAAGAGTTAATTCAACAAATAGGCACAAATGATCAGCTTCATTATCTCATTGAAACGCTATCCACCTTACTTAGCACGAAAGAGTTTCATTTAAACATAGAACATGTGGCATTACTCTTAAGGCAAGATTTTACTTTTTTCATAGGGAAAAACTCGGTTTTAAAATTACTCTTGAAAAATGACCTGCTAGGCCACCAAGCATTTGACTATGTGTGTACTCATGATGTTTTCTCATTTGGGCAAATATTAGAAATCTTATCGGATAAGTCTTTGTTAAAGGATAATCAAGAAATAATTCATGCGATTATTAATAAGGAGTTTGATAATTATCAATTTTATAAGGCCATTAATTATTTAAAGAAAGCAGATTTATTAGACTCAAACACCCTTACTTTATGCTTTAAATTAATGGGGGCTAAAAGCGATTTATTTAACAAAAGCATTCTTAATTTCTTTGACTTATTCGAGACAAGCCATTTTTGTGTGAATCACGAAGAATTAGACGTTCTCTTATCTTTATCGGGTGCAAATCTACAACGATTTTATGGAGTGCTATCAAGGCTTAGCTCAGGTAAGCTGTTAGATCATCAGTCATTTGCAAAAGCATTGCAAAGGGTCACCGAGAAATTACCTCCTGTTTCAGAATCTATAGTGAGCAAAAAAAGCAAGAAAGAAACGAATACGCCGCGCTCTGAGTTTCTCGTAGATAATAAACACTCTTTCTTCACAAAAGATGATGATTCTTGTGACAGTGGTGGTTTTGGCAAGGTCAAAAAAGGTTATCGTTTTCTCGATTCTAACGAACCTCTGTATGGAATTAAAAAATTAAACGAATCCGATCTTAATAAAGCACAAAAAGCAGCGATTCGAGAAATTAAATATCATCGTTTATTGGGACGAGAAGCATTTTATTTTTCCCACAAAGAAAAAGCACATATTGCTTCTGAATGGCAACGTGAACTCAGTTTAGATCATTATCATGCGCATGAATTGGTATCAATCCCCATAGAGAAAAGATTGCGCTGCTTAAGCTCTGGCTTATCTGATCTCAATACCTTACACCAACACTATCGCATCCATGGAGATGTTAAGTGCCAAAATTTTATTCTTAATTTAAGTAATGAAGCGATGAAGCTTATTGATTTCGGAACCTCCCATAAAAGAGGCTCAACTAAATCGTTTGGATGGACCCCTGCATATGGAGATCCCCATACTTTTGGCGATCATTTCTGCAAAGATTTGTATGCCATGGGGCTTGTAACGATGTATCTATTTCCGGAAATCTATACAATTTCTTTTGAAAATGGCAAAGCAAGCTTCTCTGTTTCTAAGTCTAACTTTACTCTTATCGAACAAGCAATTGTTAATCTTGTTCATGCAATGATGCATTCAGAAACTCACTTAAGATGCACTAGTGAGCGTGCATTAAATTATTGCAATGAGCTCCTCACTCATTTTAATCAAATAGACGCCTCCCTTTTAGAATCCATAGCCAACGCGAGCATTAATCGTGCTCATTCGACTCTTGAGGACAAACTGCGTATGTGA
- a CDS encoding glycosyltransferase family 4 protein, which translates to MSRLLSNVIAAHRPTGIDRVIMAYLRHYENHVSGVVQFNFICWKFNLILSPNTTSQILQLIDSKPKYFRFKIILLLIKEKVTKKEKQELAGGILLNIEPARYDGYPHISNIPGVISLFMVHDLIPLYYPEYCSPGRGHEYLGMFNCLIKHAHGILTNSQSTLEELQSFAASQQKQLPPTQAVLLGSDLHLNLATPSTVPPLSQPYFVILGTIEPRKNHLLLLQVWRRLVEQLKEKTPRLVIIGQRGWELENIVDYLERCEILREFVLEILVNDNELVNYLCHARALLFPTFAEGYGMPLAEALSLKVPVIASNLQVFKEIARDIPEYIDPLDGLTWLNTIKAYTHENSEQRFSQLQRLSDYTPPTWAEHFEKLDVFMEHLLQ; encoded by the coding sequence ATGAGCCGTTTATTATCGAATGTTATTGCAGCGCACCGTCCAACAGGAATTGATCGTGTGATTATGGCTTATTTAAGGCATTATGAAAATCATGTAAGCGGAGTTGTGCAATTTAATTTCATTTGTTGGAAATTTAATCTTATTTTATCACCAAATACCACCAGTCAAATTTTGCAATTAATTGATTCAAAGCCAAAATATTTTAGATTTAAAATTATCCTTTTGTTAATCAAAGAAAAGGTTACAAAAAAAGAAAAACAAGAGTTAGCAGGGGGAATTTTATTAAACATTGAGCCTGCTCGATATGATGGTTATCCCCATATAAGTAACATTCCTGGGGTAATAAGTTTATTCATGGTCCATGATTTAATTCCTCTGTACTACCCAGAATATTGTTCGCCTGGGAGAGGGCATGAATATTTAGGCATGTTCAATTGCCTGATAAAGCATGCGCATGGCATTCTCACTAATTCTCAATCAACCTTAGAAGAACTACAAAGTTTTGCTGCATCTCAACAGAAACAATTACCTCCTACCCAAGCGGTGTTGCTAGGAAGTGATCTGCACCTAAATTTGGCGACACCCTCAACAGTTCCCCCTTTATCCCAGCCTTATTTTGTGATCCTTGGAACGATTGAACCTCGAAAAAATCATTTACTTTTATTACAAGTTTGGCGTCGTTTAGTGGAACAGCTTAAAGAAAAAACACCACGCTTAGTAATTATCGGCCAAAGAGGTTGGGAGCTTGAAAATATTGTTGATTATTTAGAAAGATGTGAGATTTTACGTGAGTTTGTTCTTGAAATTCTCGTAAATGATAATGAATTGGTAAATTATTTATGTCATGCGCGTGCCTTATTGTTCCCAACTTTTGCAGAGGGCTATGGCATGCCCTTAGCTGAAGCGTTATCCTTAAAAGTACCTGTCATTGCAAGTAATCTCCAAGTTTTTAAAGAAATAGCCAGAGATATCCCAGAATATATTGATCCCTTAGATGGATTAACATGGTTAAACACGATTAAGGCTTATACTCATGAGAATAGCGAACAACGTTTTTCTCAATTACAGCGATTATCTGATTATACGCCACCAACGTGGGCTGAGCATTTTGAAAAACTGGATGTATTTATGGAACATTTATTACAATAG
- a CDS encoding PD40 domain-containing protein, whose product MRIYAFLFALIYCTFIQANPVIAFERSGFIWTANIDGSNARKITAGYIPEISPDGKYIAYNKADNQSPNRYLAIVELKSGKVTQLQHIPSQNNFNPVWSPDSKRLLFNTFIDNNWYLALINADSSGYRLLKNTQNKYSPAWGHDGKSFLNHDLDAIYWMNLDGMLLKKWPINTLIPHGSMSSASQIHVSPDGKILLMDVDMDEEIHEKTWEGPPPALWTLDLESGKTTRITPKGTLAWNPFWITSQEFLFLKQGKNKQTLALYRGSLENRVETFLLNDVQAPSISH is encoded by the coding sequence ATGAGAATTTATGCATTCTTGTTTGCCTTAATTTATTGCACCTTTATTCAGGCAAATCCTGTGATCGCTTTTGAACGATCAGGTTTCATTTGGACAGCCAATATTGATGGTAGTAATGCTCGAAAAATAACTGCAGGTTATATACCTGAGATTTCACCGGACGGAAAATACATTGCCTATAATAAAGCCGATAATCAATCACCAAACCGCTATCTAGCAATCGTAGAATTGAAATCAGGTAAAGTAACCCAATTGCAACATATACCCTCCCAAAATAATTTTAATCCCGTGTGGTCTCCTGACAGTAAAAGATTATTATTCAATACCTTTATCGATAATAATTGGTATCTAGCCCTAATCAATGCTGATAGCAGTGGTTATCGCCTGCTAAAAAATACCCAAAATAAATACAGCCCCGCCTGGGGTCACGATGGAAAATCTTTTTTGAATCATGACCTTGATGCAATCTATTGGATGAATCTTGACGGCATGCTCCTAAAAAAATGGCCCATCAACACACTTATCCCTCACGGAAGCATGAGTAGTGCCTCACAAATCCACGTCTCTCCAGATGGAAAAATACTACTTATGGATGTAGATATGGATGAAGAAATTCATGAAAAAACCTGGGAAGGGCCGCCCCCAGCCTTATGGACACTTGATCTTGAATCAGGAAAAACCACAAGAATTACTCCCAAAGGAACGCTAGCGTGGAACCCTTTTTGGATTACCTCACAAGAGTTCCTTTTCCTAAAACAAGGCAAAAACAAGCAAACCCTGGCACTATATCGTGGCTCGCTAGAAAATCGTGTAGAGACCTTTTTATTAAACGATGTGCAAGCACCCAGTATTTCACACTAG
- a CDS encoding HlyD family secretion protein, whose product MVTQKFRKLKPYTVVLSLVLLAVLYYFFSFLIPFTNNAFVVANVRPVAAIVSGYITDLYVENEQYVHKGQPLFTVFQEPYKLTYNRLIEEVHTAKVDLQSLQHQLEKDKQLLIQYDQEYKRIHLNYLRNKAVLKSGAISEINVKDLHYDDRGSLAKVNMQKQQISVDEKNIQSLQHKIKALIYKMRYAKVNLEQTTVYAQSNGRIQNMYLSLGTPIEINKPIFSFVDTDNFYIQANFTEIDLRLVKTGAKVYIIPRMYFATKLYHGTIVSGAWAANRQMTNPKTQLQTVTNGTNNWILLPQRFPVQIKIDDYDAKHYPLPIGATCYVIIKI is encoded by the coding sequence ATGGTAACACAAAAGTTTCGAAAGTTAAAACCTTATACAGTTGTGCTTTCCTTGGTCTTACTTGCAGTTTTATATTACTTTTTCTCTTTTTTAATCCCTTTTACTAATAATGCGTTTGTTGTCGCCAATGTTCGCCCTGTAGCTGCGATTGTTAGTGGATACATTACGGATTTATATGTGGAAAATGAACAATATGTTCATAAGGGGCAACCCTTATTTACTGTTTTCCAAGAACCTTACAAGCTCACTTATAATCGGCTCATTGAAGAAGTGCATACTGCGAAAGTGGATCTGCAAAGTTTGCAACATCAATTAGAAAAAGATAAACAATTACTGATACAGTATGATCAAGAATATAAGAGGATTCACTTAAATTATCTTCGCAATAAAGCGGTTTTAAAATCGGGGGCAATATCTGAAATTAACGTTAAAGATTTGCACTATGACGATCGTGGTAGTTTAGCCAAAGTGAATATGCAAAAGCAGCAAATTAGCGTGGATGAAAAAAATATTCAGAGTTTGCAACACAAGATTAAAGCATTAATTTATAAAATGCGTTATGCCAAGGTTAATTTAGAGCAAACGACTGTTTATGCCCAAAGTAATGGCCGTATTCAAAATATGTATTTATCTTTGGGAACACCCATAGAAATTAATAAACCCATCTTTTCTTTTGTAGATACAGATAATTTTTACATTCAGGCTAATTTTACTGAAATTGATTTGCGCCTGGTCAAAACGGGCGCTAAAGTCTACATTATTCCTCGTATGTACTTTGCTACGAAATTATATCATGGCACGATAGTATCTGGTGCTTGGGCCGCTAACCGCCAAATGACCAACCCTAAAACGCAATTACAAACAGTAACCAATGGTACTAATAATTGGATACTTTTGCCTCAGCGCTTTCCGGTACAGATTAAGATCGATGATTATGATGCCAAACATTACCCACTGCCTATTGGAGCAACTTGTTATGTCATTATCAAGATATAA
- a CDS encoding FUSC family protein has product MEVTSEKTIMAARMAISMIIALIITTYFEIVEPTWVYISLFIVLFEQRTIGASLTRCSMRAIATISSALYSLIVILLFHNAYLMNIIGFVIGIFLYTYLFLGTKQSYIGILGCVTLAICLINYNDFTFVFMRPTNVIIGILIGFFTLRFFFPTRATKVLILEMQKFLNEYAALSTYLANIDDSTTDLSKHLMQCESNVLALILRFQTLINEAQVEISKDSGFTQVSTDILQSFRHIFRYYASIIALILYEGVKINERDKESLLFLSNLLNKLEENLFALKRSRHLLAAPERTSPPDEKLLSLMLNLLVAECSSLEIKINKLIRMTKVIKLT; this is encoded by the coding sequence ATGGAAGTGACTTCCGAAAAAACAATAATGGCCGCACGTATGGCCATCAGCATGATTATCGCTTTAATCATTACAACGTATTTTGAGATTGTTGAGCCCACCTGGGTTTATATTTCTTTATTTATTGTTTTATTTGAACAACGCACTATTGGAGCTTCGTTGACTCGCTGTTCTATGCGAGCGATCGCCACCATTAGTAGTGCCTTATATAGCCTTATTGTTATTTTGCTTTTTCATAATGCTTATCTTATGAATATTATTGGATTTGTTATAGGGATTTTTTTATATACGTATTTATTTTTAGGAACGAAACAAAGTTATATTGGAATTTTGGGTTGTGTCACTCTCGCTATTTGTCTTATTAATTATAATGATTTTACCTTTGTCTTTATGCGTCCAACTAATGTAATTATTGGGATATTAATCGGCTTCTTTACATTACGGTTTTTTTTTCCAACTCGGGCTACAAAAGTGCTCATTTTAGAAATGCAGAAATTTCTAAACGAATATGCCGCTTTATCTACCTACCTTGCCAATATAGACGACTCAACAACAGACTTATCCAAACATTTAATGCAGTGCGAATCAAATGTTTTAGCCCTGATTCTTCGCTTTCAAACCTTAATTAATGAGGCCCAAGTTGAAATAAGCAAGGATTCTGGATTTACTCAAGTTTCCACAGACATTCTGCAATCTTTCCGGCATATTTTTCGTTATTACGCCTCGATAATCGCATTAATTCTTTATGAGGGAGTAAAAATCAATGAAAGAGATAAGGAGAGCCTTCTCTTTTTAAGTAACCTATTAAATAAGTTGGAAGAAAATCTTTTTGCTTTAAAACGTAGCCGCCATTTACTTGCCGCTCCTGAGAGGACATCTCCACCGGATGAAAAGCTATTATCGTTGATGCTTAATTTACTTGTTGCAGAATGCAGCTCGTTGGAAATTAAGATTAATAAATTAATCCGTATGACTAAGGTAATTAAATTAACATGA
- a CDS encoding glycosyltransferase, which translates to MPNFYIKIKESSFTWRLINFFLDCIAYFCDYFIFLKKKIRALLRNEFSFISHRHSLKAFIRHCQRQPSQPIPFPHVHKDIAVSIIVPVYNQWKLTCACLNSILNTCDGKINYELILADDCSTDETVNAAVLYPGLIVIKTDKNSGFLQNCNHAAQKARGRYLLLLNNDTIVLPNWLESLYQTIEAEEGIAIVGSKILCPSGKIQEAGSIIFQNGTTQNIGYGRRRDVSFLNVQRDADYISGCSILIRKSFWDSVGGFDPRYKNAYYEDTDLAMNAHAQGMRVVYQPSSEVVHFLHKTYGPTYQNLLEKNKKLFIEKWNYALKNYSKFGSSWHVAMMRAEQTPPRAAYHRRTTNRLNILYYSPIPTYPANHGNRARICNLIKKFEGMGHKIHFVMLENSEYNKADLQAMERQFTTLDIIPCNKAMVSFGVVPYDGWYKEGIGEHIYFLCKRYDIDLILCSYIYQSKLLEFIPNYILKVIDTHDKMGSRSEMLRLNKLPIGHFSCTPEEEGTYLRRADLVIGITDEEARYFETVSGQKNAVVISHITSPKFLNKKFSSLDNIGIVASNNQFNLAVVQKFLESINRYLQKEEELPFVIHVAGEVNQAVAKRIFDSKMNVFKKSWVNMHGYVPNITEFYSQMDLIVSPMLCGTGINIKTVEAMAHGMPLLTTVHGSRGMDLNDEMHHHKDIDSLVNSLFFIRKSPADELQRLADLSREKYMQFHEKNEGGCNLLFAHPRLKLIK; encoded by the coding sequence ATGCCTAATTTTTACATCAAAATTAAAGAAAGCTCTTTTACTTGGAGATTAATCAATTTTTTTTTAGACTGCATTGCTTATTTTTGTGATTATTTTATTTTTTTGAAAAAAAAAATACGCGCACTACTAAGGAATGAGTTTTCTTTTATTTCTCATCGACATTCATTAAAGGCGTTTATTCGCCATTGCCAACGACAGCCTTCACAACCCATCCCTTTTCCTCATGTCCATAAAGATATAGCTGTTTCTATTATCGTTCCCGTTTACAATCAATGGAAATTAACTTGTGCTTGTTTAAACTCTATTTTAAATACATGCGATGGCAAGATAAATTATGAACTAATTTTGGCTGATGATTGCTCCACCGATGAAACAGTTAATGCAGCTGTACTGTATCCGGGTTTAATTGTTATTAAAACGGATAAAAATAGTGGTTTTTTACAAAATTGCAATCATGCGGCACAAAAAGCTCGAGGACGTTATCTTTTATTACTTAACAACGACACTATAGTATTGCCTAATTGGTTAGAAAGTTTATACCAAACCATAGAGGCAGAGGAAGGTATTGCGATCGTTGGCTCTAAGATTTTATGTCCAAGCGGAAAGATTCAGGAAGCAGGTTCTATAATATTTCAAAATGGTACTACTCAGAATATTGGGTATGGTCGTCGTCGAGATGTTTCTTTTTTGAATGTCCAACGTGATGCTGATTATATTTCTGGGTGTTCTATTCTTATTCGAAAATCATTTTGGGACTCTGTGGGGGGATTTGATCCTCGCTATAAAAATGCTTATTACGAAGATACAGATTTAGCGATGAACGCTCATGCGCAAGGAATGAGAGTGGTTTATCAACCTAGTTCCGAAGTAGTACACTTTCTCCATAAGACTTATGGACCTACCTATCAGAATCTTTTGGAGAAGAATAAAAAATTATTTATAGAAAAGTGGAACTATGCTTTAAAAAATTATTCTAAATTTGGTTCTTCCTGGCATGTGGCAATGATGCGAGCAGAGCAGACTCCACCTAGAGCAGCCTATCATCGACGCACAACAAATCGTTTAAATATATTATATTATTCTCCTATTCCTACTTATCCTGCTAATCATGGCAATCGTGCTCGAATCTGTAACCTTATTAAAAAATTTGAAGGAATGGGGCATAAGATTCATTTCGTGATGTTAGAAAACTCTGAATATAATAAAGCCGACTTGCAGGCAATGGAACGTCAATTTACTACCTTAGATATTATTCCTTGTAATAAGGCAATGGTAAGTTTTGGTGTTGTTCCCTATGATGGTTGGTACAAAGAGGGTATTGGAGAGCATATTTATTTTTTATGTAAGCGTTATGATATCGATCTTATTTTGTGTTCTTACATATATCAATCAAAATTGCTTGAATTTATTCCTAATTATATTTTAAAAGTAATCGATACCCATGACAAAATGGGAAGTCGTTCCGAAATGTTGCGTCTTAATAAATTACCCATAGGCCACTTTTCATGTACCCCAGAAGAGGAAGGTACTTATTTAAGAAGAGCTGATTTGGTCATTGGAATCACTGATGAAGAGGCGAGATACTTTGAAACTGTTTCTGGTCAGAAAAACGCGGTAGTGATTTCTCACATTACTTCTCCTAAATTCTTAAATAAAAAATTTTCCTCCTTAGATAATATTGGTATTGTTGCCAGTAATAATCAGTTTAATCTGGCTGTGGTACAGAAGTTTTTGGAAAGTATAAATCGCTATTTACAAAAAGAAGAAGAATTACCCTTTGTAATTCATGTTGCTGGAGAAGTTAACCAAGCAGTTGCCAAAAGGATTTTCGATTCTAAAATGAATGTTTTTAAAAAATCTTGGGTAAACATGCATGGCTATGTACCCAATATTACAGAATTTTACAGCCAGATGGATTTGATTGTATCCCCCATGCTGTGTGGTACAGGAATCAATATTAAAACAGTGGAGGCAATGGCTCATGGAATGCCATTATTAACCACTGTACATGGTAGTAGAGGAATGGATTTGAATGATGAGATGCATCACCATAAGGATATTGATTCGCTAGTTAATTCTTTATTTTTTATCCGCAAAAGTCCTGCAGATGAACTCCAACGTCTTGCGGATTTGAGCCGAGAGAAGTACATGCAATTTCATGAAAAAAACGAAGGCGGCTGTAACTTGTTATTTGCGCATCCTCGATTAAAACTTATAAAGTAA